The genomic region tcaggtgacctaaaaatgtcaaaaactggTACAATTATCCTCTGTAATGACCATTAAACTGTCATTATAGGCAGGTTTAACTTGGAGGGTGTTTTTTAACGTATGGTTGTGTCTATAAACCATCACTTACCCCAACTTCCCTCTGTTATGGATCTGTCTATAAACCATCACTTACCCTGACTTCCCTCTGTTATGGATCTGTCTATAAACCATTACTTACCCCGACTTCCCTCTGTTATGGATCTGTCTATAAACCATCACTTACCCTGACTTCCCTCTGTTATGGATCTGTCTATAAACCATCACTTACCCTAACTTCCCTCTGTTATGGATCTGTCTATAAACCATTACTTACCCCGACTTCCCTCTGTTATGGATCTGTCTATAAACCATTACTTACCCCGACTTTCCTCTGTTATGGATCTGTCTATAAACCATCACTTACCCCGACTTTCCTCTGTTATGGATCTGTCTATAAACCATCACTTACCCCGACTTCCCTCTGTTATGGATCTGTCTATAAACCATCACTTACCCCGACTTCCCTCTGTTATGGATCTGTCTATAAACCATCACTTACCCCGACTTCCCTCTGTTATGGATCTGTCTATAAACCATCACTTACCCCGACTTCCCTCTGTTATGGATCTGTCTATAAACCATCACTTACCCGACTTCCTCTGTTATGGATCTGTCTATAAACCATCACTTACCCTGACTTCCTCTGTTATGGATCTGTCTATAAACCATCACTTACCCCGACTTTCCTCTGTTATGGATCTGTCTATAAACCATCACTTACCCCGACTTTCCTCTGTTATGGATCTGTCTATAAACCATCACTTACCCTGACTTCCCTCTGTTATGGATCTGTCTATAAACCATCACTTACCCCGACTTCCCTCTGTTATGGATCTGTCTATAAACCATCACTTACCCTGACTTTCCTCTGTTATGGATCTGTCTATAAACCATCACTTACCCTGACTTTCCTCTGTTATGGATCTGTCTATAAACCATCACTTACCCCGACTTCCCTCTGTTATGGATCTGTCTATAAACCATCACTTACCCTGACTTCCCTCTGTTATGGATCTGTCTATAAACCATCACTTACCCCGACTTCCCTCTGTTATGGATCTGTCTATAAACCATCACTTACCCTGACTTCCCTCTGTTATGGATCTGTCTATAAACCATACCCTGTTATGGATCTGTCTATAAACCATCACTTACCCCGACTTTCCTCTGTTATGGATCTGTCTATAAACCATCACTTACCCTGACTTTCCTCTGTTATGGATCTGTCTATAAACCATCACTTACCCCGACTTCCCTCTGTTATGGATCTGTCTATAAACCATCACTTACCCCGACTTTCCTCTGTTATGGATCTGTCTATAAACCATCACTTACCCTGACTTTCCTCTGTTATGGATCTGTCTATAAACCATCACTTACCCCGACTTTCCTCTGTTATGGATCTGTCTATAAACCATCACTTACCCCTGACTTTCCTCTGTTATGGATCTGTCTATAAACCATCACTTACCCTGACTTCCCTCTGTTATGGATCTGTCTATAAACCATCACTTACCCCGACTTTCCTCTGTTATGGATCTGTCTATAAACCATCACTTACCCTGACTTTCCTCTGTTATGGATCTGTCTATAAACCATCACTTACCCCTGACTTCCCTCTGTTATGGATCTGTCTATAAACCATCACTTACCCCGACTTTTCTCTGTTATGGATCTGTCTATAAACCATCACTTACCCTGACTTTCCTCTGTTATGGATCTGTCTATAAACCATCACTTACCCCGACTTTCCTCTGTTATGGATCTGTCTATAAACCATCACTTACCCTGACTTTCCTCTGTTATGGATCTGTCTATAAACCATCACCTACCCCAACTTCCCTCTGTTATGGATCTGTCTATAAACCATCACTTACCCCGACTTTCCTCTGTTATGGTTGTCTATAAACCATCACTTACCCTGACTTCCCTCTGTTATGGATCTGTCTATAAACCATCACTTACCCCGACTTTTTTCTGTTATGGTTGTCTATAAACCATTACTTACCCCGACTTCCCTCTGTTATGGATCTGTCTATAAACCATTACTTACCCTGACTTCCCTCTGTTATGGATCTGTCTATAAACCATTACTTACCCTGACTTTCCTCTGTTATGGATCTGCAGTTCTTCAGAAATTCCTTCTTTTTCTTTGAAACTGTTCCAATCTAGTTTTGACTTTTCCttaacaaaaataatgaaaCCTTTTACAGGAAAGAAATTCCAGAACAAAAATTATGTGAAATTCTGATTATATGCATACATTAAGTAAGTTTTAAGCAAACTCAAAATTTACCtaaatttctgtatttttggccaaaaacaaccaaaaaactTCATTATCATAATATCAGTAGTAAAGAGGCAATAAAGTAACCACACTGTATACATAATAGACAAGTGTaaatatgatacatttaaaaatacAGCGATCCACCAAGACTGTAaggaaaatcaaaaaaaataaataaaaaatcactaATTAAAATTCATCTCATTAcagattagttccgcttgagcgaacgggtagatgagttgttgactatcgtgtgtactgatatcggcgaccgccttgggaaattacttgatgtaagtaaagcagtactttttatcaccaagacttgttgttataagattcaaccgacaatttcttttatgaatttatgaaacacttataatagcatgtggattagtagtgccgatatgttcagtattacaaacggaatttagctcttaaaaaatgtcggcgtttgccaccgatcgacgaaaattatacttcgagttattcgaacatttcaagtaggatttttattgttgggaccaaatttttacttcgtattatccaagtttttcgagttatccgaattcgaattttccgagttttttttactaagataaagagagaattcggccgggaccggcgatgtacttcgagttaagcggggtattcgagttatccgagttcgagttaacgaagttccactgtatataatactaaatatacaatattttataaaccccccccccccccccaaaaaaaaaaaaaaaaatcaaaatgatatattgtcCATCCAGTACAACTGGTCATGGCTCGTAATATAAAATTGAGGAGACGTCAATCCTAAAACTGCAATCTTATAATTACTGGGCAATTAGGGAGACGAATAAACTCTTACTGCCAGTATCGGTCCTGGAGTCCAGTCCCACATGTGGGGACTAACTCATTAAGAATGGAGAGGTCAATCTGATAAGCACATACACCTAGATATGTAGATTAAAACTCACAAAAAGTCATCGCCTCTGGTATACTATGTAATTCTTGAATTATTTCCCACAGCTGAgtctgtatcactgtaactatttattgaaataatgatTCTTACCAGTGTCCCCATCTTAGGTTTCTTGTTGATGCTGTTGAGTATTCCTCCAAGTCCTCCTCCTGGTCTCTTGATCCCTGGCCCCCTGTAATATATTTGATTGGTTTACCAGGTAGTGTTTACTTTCTAGAGTAGTACTTACCACATTATAAGCGATAAAACAGTGGGTTAGTTGGTTTAGGACCAGTCTTACAAGGAACTATAGCTAGAACTAGTTTCTAAGAACCATCTTGTGGGTTTAGGACTAGCCTTTTTTGTTGTATTGGTAGTTTGCTTGACAGAGAAATGCAACCCGTCATTGAGGAGAAACTTTGGTAGTAAACTTTATTACCTTATCGAAGAGCTACAATTCAAGGAGTGACTAATATCAAATTCTATGAATCTAGATATGGACTAGATATCTTGAATAGTtatattgataaacaaataCTAGCTTATACGTAACAGTTTTAATGAACTAGCTAGAACAAGTTTCTAAGAACTAGCATGTGTGTTCTAGTACCTTATGCTAAACATCATGACATAGGGCTTTTTGTTACTGTAACATTAAGTGGTTTAAATCTGTATGCACTTTTGATTTCTCTGATCTTGAAAGGAGTCAAAGATAAGTTTAAAGTCCTTTTTGATGCTATTTCCAAGTCCTTCACAGCAAACAAAAGGCCAGATATCATGTTGCCAGGCCTCATGCAGATTCTGAAGAGAAGTTTTGATGAATGGATGTAATTTACCTAGCATCAAACCCATCTAGTCGGCAGATACTTTGTACCATGTAGGCCATGCCCAAGAATACAAAAGGATATTCTAAATGCATGTTGCATAATAACACTTTCTGACTGAAAATTATCCAAAAGTTAACACAAGGTGACTTAAACGCCATTATGAAACTGTAGTTTTCTTGATGTCTTACATCAACATATGCATTAAATTCTTCAAAGGAGTAATACAATATTCTGTGAAATATGTAACTCACTTTCCAGAGAACACTGATGCGCCTGTCGCAGGGACAGGTGATGAAGATTCCGTTGGATTGTCTGTTTCCTCTTTCTCTTTCAGTGCAGCTTTTGCTTCTTTTGAATCAACGTCAACTTCTTTAGTCACtctgataacaataaaatacaaatacagtTTATCAATTCGGCACAGCAATTCAGACTAAACAAGCATACTGAGTATTGATAAAGCAacacatcccccccccccccgaccccCGCTATTACACTGTCtgaatatcataaaaaaaacctcTTAAATTAGTAATGGTACTGAATTGATCTTGACCGACAACCCTGAAATTCAAACCTGCCCTGCACGACTCAAAACTAGAGCAGTGACAAACTTTGATGTTATGtgttatgtacatatgtataatatacaaggCAGTTAGAGAGAAAACATATAGTGACAATTCCCCCTCCCCGATGGGGGACTAATAAAGTACACCACCACGTGAAAGGTACAGTAAAACTTACTCGTGTCGAACACGCTTGAATCAAATACATCGAATGAGTCGAATGTTTCATTCGGTCCCGATTTgttcccttctttatcttagcAAATTAAACATGGATGAttcgaacactgttgaatcgaatactgtTGAATTGAATACTGCAGTTGTGTTGAATATGTTTTGTGGTCCCTCCCCTCTAAACTACCCCAAAATTTCCTTTATTTGTGTCGAACATTAAAGGCCTCATGCTTTCTCAAGTAAAACTTGCTGACATCGGCTtgattgaccgagtgtgaccgatcaGCCGTAACAGTGGTACCAGAGCCTATTGTTAGATTCTGGCTCTCAGTCGCAcatcatcccattgtttatacaggtgcacAGGTGAAGTAAAGCGTTAGGGTATACATAACTTAGAATGAAATGTACAAGATTTAGTCTTAGATTTAGGAGGTATTGATACACATAACCTTGGTttagacacaacaacacaaaaattagttcacatgtttatatacagaatatacagAGCCTGGGTCGGGTAGTATTGAAGTTATGGTCTGgataagtaaaatcatcaaagggcaataactccgctaataagggggtaaggggcataattttggtatgtgacacttcggctcatcaagatgtatatttgtgttaagtatggagagcctgggttgggtagtattggagttatggtccggacaagtaaaattatcaaaggggaataactctgcaaatacgggggtaaggggcatgattttggtatgcgacaccACCGGATAAGtagaatattttgcttggtcccgtcgacttcaacttatccgagttttactgtaacTAATAAATTTTATGTATAACCATATTATTATGCAATATGTATCTTGCAGtcaataaatacatattgcATTCGTTCACAAGTCAATATTAAATTACACAGACTTTTATTATCAATGAAAACAACATATAACTCTGCTGAAAGACACTGATACTTACTCAACAGCCTCTCCAGCAAAATCGTACACTTTGGTGACTTTGACTTTTCCTGGCGGGTTGACTATTGTTGAGGTTGGTGTGGATTTGGGAGATGATGAGGTACATGGCTTAAAATGGAAATTAGACATTTTAGAATTTGTCACTGATATCACATATTGTTAATATCCCATCAAAACAAGAAAATTCAGAGAATAACAGTCCCCTAATACATGTGAAATTATATTACAAGAACTTACAGTTTATGAATTTGTGTAGAAACTAATTCTATACATTGAATGGTTGACAAAAGCCACCTTATTAAATATTCGCATTTGGTGGTATCATGTGAATGAATTCAGTAAAGATACACATGGAGTCAGAAATGTTACAAGTACCCGGAAAGTTTTGAGGTTGGATGCTGTTACATACAGCAATTACCATTGACATAAACTCACAGTTACCGTTTACTAATGAGCTATAATGATAAGCAGAATAGTTGGATAAAAACATGGAGCTTGAGATTTAATTTACTCGACATTTGTATAACATAATATGCAATATTGTTATACACTGTTCCATGTTTGGGCTGGTGCCTGTGGACCATTGTGTATATCCCATGATCAGGTGAACACTTAGGTGACGCTTATACCTTTGACAGACTGCCTAAAGCCCCTAAGCCCGATGATGGAGCAGGTTTAGGTTTAGGCCGTCCACCAACATCAGAAAGGAAGCTAGCCCACAAATTGTCAGTTCGCTTCTTCTCTTGATCTTCTTTCTTTTCCAGTTTCTCTTTGTCTATTTGTTCTTTTAGTTCTTTATTGTGACTGTCTTCTTCTGTTTCTTGCTTCTGGTTTGTATCATCATCTAGCTGTATTCCACCCTTTCTTTTCCTTCAATGATACAAAAAAGCATATCaattatacacatgtatcatgttttttgttacattaatcaaatattttcctatttCAGCCATAACCACCTAAATTCTTAACGGTACTCAAGCTACACTAATAGTGTATGTACACTGGCTAGCTCCCGTTCATCCCCCTTTGTTTCAAATCAAATTTGCTTATAATCATTTAAAATCTTTGTACTCTACTACCCCTGTCTGACCTCATTCCTCTGCCACAGGAGAGCTAAACTTAAACATTAACCTTGCATTTCTTAATTGGGTCACACAAGTTGAACAGAATAGGTACGGCGCCGTATAATGGAACAGAACTCAATCTCAAGTGAGTTTCCATAATATTTCTGTGAAATATAATATGCTTCAAAtgaaaattgattattttgcaTCTCAatcatttgaatatatttagatatgtaaTTTAAGCAAATAAAAATTTCCCATctcaattttaacaaaatgtacatacagtatgtTCTTTGTAAACAATTAAAGCTTCACAGTTCTGCCATCTTAGGTACAAATGAACCAATTcagaaaacaaaccaaatgaaTTAGTTCATTTCTGCTGGCATGTTCCATAATGAGTACAGCTGATTACAACTTGTACAAACCCGATACAGGACCACTCAGTCACCTTCATCTAAGAATGTTCTGtatcaaatttggttaaaatcccAAGTCTATTGAAGCGGTATAGATCTCAAGATATTTCCTCTTTGCAGTCCTATCCCTCTGCCCATATTTTCTATTCATTCAATATTCACTTTTTCACAGGAAATGTTGCTCCAGATCACATTCGTTCAAAACCCACCGAATTGTTGGATTAACATTATTGGATAGAAATAGATGACAGACGGATGCTATGCCAAGGGTCAGATGATGAGTTACCAGGTATTTTCAAACTCATGATCATTAAACCATTCATTTATAACATGAattatttgttgtatatattaatatttgtgtttgaTAAGTAAAACTCATGATCATCAAACCATTCATTTGTAACATGAATCATTTGTTGTATATCTTAGTATTtgtgtttgaaaagtactaatACACCATAAcaaatttaggtaaaatgcttatttgttgaaatgtttgTTCAACAAAACTAAGAAGTTTCTTGAAACCATGAAAGTGTCTTGAAATATTTCCTATTTCAccacattattatatattacagtattataatattaataaacaCCTTGCTGCGAGATCTG from Pecten maximus chromosome 11, xPecMax1.1, whole genome shotgun sequence harbors:
- the LOC117337193 gene encoding craniofacial development protein 1-like, whose translation is MSDDEDYSSSDDEDYVPDDGEVVSEEENSGDEEDLSVLREDQDDAEAKGGRGKRKKAKKKNSDLAARKRKGGIQLDDDTNQKQETEEDSHNKELKEQIDKEKLEKKEDQEKKRTDNLWASFLSDVGGRPKPKPAPSSGLGALGSLSKPCTSSSPKSTPTSTIVNPPGKVKVTKVYDFAGEAVEVTKEVDVDSKEAKAALKEKEETDNPTESSSPVPATGASVFSGKGPGIKRPGGGLGGILNSINKKPKMGTLEKSKLDWNSFKEKEGISEELQIHNRGKSGYLERMAFLERTDHRQFEIEKSLRQSNSKR